A single genomic interval of Aegicerativicinus sediminis harbors:
- the uvrC gene encoding excinuclease ABC subunit UvrC encodes MSNPSLELQLKTLPNQPGVYQYYDKNGKILYVGKAKNLKKRVSSYFTKQHDSGRTRVLVKKISEIRHIVVNSETDALLLENNLIKKHQPRYNVMLKDDKSYPWICVKNERFPRVFSTRNVIRDGSDYFGPYTSMKTVRTLLGLIKGLYHIRTCNYNLSEEKIEAGKYKVCLEYHLGNCKGPCEGLESEASYHGNINAIKEILKGNFKDSLNAFKEQMKDYAEQMQFEDAQRIKEKIDILSNYQAKSTVVNPTISNVDVFSIVSDESYAYINFLQLSYGSIIRSHTLEVKKKLDETDEELLELAATEIRQRFHSQSKEVYVPLEIDLGEAVKVTVPKLGDKRKILDLSLRNAKFHRLEQLKQVKITDPDRHTDRLMAQMKVDLRLNKEPRHIECFDNSNIQGSNPVAACVVFKDGKPSKKEYRHFNIKTVDGPNDFASMEEVVFRRYRRLMEEDESLPELIIIDGGKGQLSSALKSLDRLGLRKKIAIVGIAKRLEELFYPDDPIPLYLDKKSETLKVIQQLRNEAHRFGIKHHRNKRSKSAIQNELENIPGVGEKTIVQLMKKFKSVKRLSNASLEEISSEIGVSRAEKILAYFKGK; translated from the coding sequence ATGAGCAACCCCTCTCTTGAACTTCAATTGAAAACACTCCCAAATCAGCCGGGGGTTTATCAATACTATGATAAAAATGGTAAAATCCTCTACGTTGGTAAAGCAAAGAATTTAAAGAAGAGAGTAAGTTCATATTTTACCAAGCAACACGATTCTGGGCGTACACGTGTATTGGTTAAAAAGATTAGCGAAATACGTCATATCGTAGTTAATTCAGAAACTGACGCACTTCTTCTTGAAAACAACCTTATTAAAAAGCATCAGCCACGTTATAATGTGATGCTTAAGGATGATAAATCTTATCCTTGGATATGCGTGAAGAATGAGCGTTTTCCACGGGTTTTTTCAACAAGGAATGTTATTAGGGATGGTTCAGATTATTTCGGTCCATATACAAGTATGAAAACCGTGCGCACCTTATTGGGGCTAATAAAAGGGCTTTATCATATTCGAACTTGTAATTACAATCTTTCCGAAGAAAAGATTGAAGCCGGAAAATATAAAGTCTGTCTAGAATATCATCTTGGTAATTGTAAGGGACCTTGTGAAGGTTTGGAGTCTGAGGCGTCTTACCATGGGAATATAAATGCCATCAAAGAAATTCTAAAGGGTAACTTTAAGGATAGTCTTAATGCTTTTAAGGAGCAGATGAAAGATTATGCTGAGCAAATGCAATTTGAAGATGCGCAACGTATAAAAGAAAAAATTGACATTTTAAGTAACTATCAGGCAAAATCAACGGTTGTAAATCCGACTATAAGTAATGTGGATGTCTTTTCAATAGTAAGTGATGAGAGTTATGCCTACATTAATTTTCTGCAGCTTTCCTATGGTTCTATTATTAGGTCACATACCTTAGAAGTTAAAAAGAAACTCGATGAAACTGATGAGGAACTATTGGAACTCGCAGCTACGGAGATTAGACAACGTTTCCATTCCCAGTCTAAAGAGGTATATGTCCCTTTAGAAATAGATTTAGGGGAGGCTGTGAAAGTTACAGTTCCCAAACTGGGGGATAAAAGGAAAATTTTAGATTTGTCGCTTCGAAATGCCAAGTTTCATCGCTTGGAACAATTGAAACAAGTTAAGATCACCGATCCAGACCGCCATACAGATCGATTGATGGCACAAATGAAGGTGGATTTGCGTTTAAATAAAGAACCTAGACATATTGAATGTTTTGACAACAGTAATATTCAAGGTTCTAATCCTGTTGCCGCTTGCGTAGTGTTTAAAGATGGTAAACCAAGCAAAAAGGAATATCGGCATTTCAATATAAAAACTGTTGATGGTCCAAATGATTTTGCCTCAATGGAAGAAGTGGTTTTTAGGCGCTACAGACGGTTGATGGAAGAAGATGAGTCCTTACCCGAGCTGATAATAATAGATGGAGGTAAAGGGCAGCTTTCATCCGCCCTGAAGAGTTTAGATCGACTTGGCCTACGAAAAAAAATAGCCATTGTTGGCATAGCAAAAAGATTAGAAGAATTGTTTTACCCAGACGATCCAATTCCGTTATATTTAGATAAGAAAAGTGAGACTCTCAAAGTAATTCAGCAACTTCGAAATGAGGCGCACCGTTTTGGGATAAAACATCACAGAAACAAGAGGAGTAAGAGTGCAATACAGAATGAATTGGAGAACATCCCAGGTGTAGGAGAAAAAACGATCGTACAACTCATGAAAAAATTTAAATCTGTTAAACGATTATCCAATGCGTCTTTGGAAGAGATTTCATCAGAAATTGGGGTTTCTAGAGCGGAAAAAATATTAGCCTATTTTAAAGGCAAATGA
- a CDS encoding lipoprotein signal peptidase: MSLTKSSLLIVLILVIDQVSKVYVKTHFALNDGFVVFDWFKILFVENDGMAWGTKISDLIPIITDQSAKLFLTLFRIIAVFGIGIWLGNSIKNGKTSLLIIAISLILAGALGNIIDSVFYGIIFNDSHGQIATFLPEGGGYSSLFHGKVVDMLYFPIWKGAFPYWMPFVGGEMFTFFNPVFNIADMAISTGIGMLIFFNKAAFRES; this comes from the coding sequence ATGTCCCTCACAAAATCATCCCTTTTAATAGTCCTTATTTTAGTAATTGACCAGGTAAGCAAGGTGTATGTAAAAACACATTTCGCTTTAAACGATGGCTTCGTTGTTTTTGATTGGTTCAAGATTTTATTCGTTGAGAATGATGGCATGGCTTGGGGAACAAAAATCAGTGATTTAATCCCAATTATTACAGATCAATCGGCTAAATTATTTCTAACACTTTTCAGGATAATTGCTGTTTTTGGAATTGGAATCTGGTTGGGTAATTCTATAAAGAATGGTAAGACTAGTTTGTTGATAATTGCAATTTCCCTAATTCTAGCTGGAGCTTTGGGCAACATCATAGATTCTGTTTTTTATGGAATAATCTTCAATGACAGTCATGGACAAATTGCAACATTTTTGCCTGAAGGGGGTGGATATTCATCCTTATTCCACGGGAAGGTTGTAGATATGCTGTATTTTCCTATTTGGAAAGGTGCCTTTCCGTATTGGATGCCTTTTGTCGGTGGAGAAATGTTCACCTTTTTCAATCCAGTTTTTAATATCGCAGACATGGCAATAAGTACTGGTATTGGAATGCTTATCTTTTTTAATAAGGCCGCTTTTCGGGAATCTTAA
- a CDS encoding TraR/DksA family transcriptional regulator: MGVDTNIRYSDKDLAEFKELIQEKIKKAEHDLELIKSAYMNDLNNGTDDTSPTFKAFEEGSETMSKEANSQLAIRQEKFIRDLKNAIIRIENKTYGICRVTGKLISKERLKLVPHATLSIEAKNMQK; encoded by the coding sequence ATGGGAGTAGATACAAACATTCGATATTCAGACAAGGATTTAGCGGAGTTCAAGGAACTTATTCAGGAAAAAATTAAAAAAGCCGAACACGATCTTGAATTAATTAAGAGCGCTTACATGAATGACCTTAATAACGGTACTGATGATACATCGCCCACTTTTAAGGCATTTGAGGAAGGAAGTGAAACAATGAGTAAAGAAGCGAATTCACAATTGGCGATTCGTCAAGAAAAATTTATTCGCGATTTAAAAAATGCCATCATTCGTATTGAGAACAAAACTTATGGCATTTGCAGAGTTACCGGAAAATTAATCAGTAAAGAAAGATTAAAATTGGTTCCTCATGCCACTCTTAGTATTGAAGCTAAAAACATGCAGAAATAA
- the rimK gene encoding 30S ribosomal protein S6--L-glutamate ligase, with protein MNIVILSRNSNLYSTQRLVEEGRSRNHHVEVIDPLKCDIIIEKERPTIFYKDRLLDYVDAIIPRIGASITFYGCAVVRQFEMMGVFTICTSDSITRSRDKLRSLQRLSKAGIGMPKTVFTNYSRDVDEVIERVGGTPVIIKLLEGTQGLGVVLAENQNAAESVLEAFNGLQARVIVQEFIKEAKGADIRALIVDGQVVGAMKRQGKDGEFRSNLHRGGTAEIMKLNHDELQLAMKASRVLKLPVCGVDMLQSARGPLLLEVNSTPGLEGIEGATGRNIARSIITYIERNAISK; from the coding sequence ATGAACATTGTAATATTATCCCGTAATTCTAATCTATATTCAACCCAAAGACTCGTTGAAGAAGGAAGAAGTAGAAACCACCATGTAGAGGTTATAGACCCTCTTAAATGCGATATTATAATTGAAAAAGAAAGGCCAACAATTTTCTATAAAGACAGATTGTTAGATTATGTAGATGCTATTATTCCTAGGATTGGAGCATCTATTACCTTCTATGGCTGCGCAGTGGTTCGGCAATTTGAAATGATGGGCGTTTTCACCATATGTACTTCAGACTCTATAACCAGATCTCGTGATAAATTACGAAGTTTACAACGCTTAAGTAAAGCAGGAATTGGTATGCCAAAAACGGTTTTTACGAACTATTCAAGAGATGTTGACGAAGTAATAGAAAGAGTTGGAGGCACCCCCGTTATTATAAAACTACTTGAGGGCACCCAAGGACTTGGTGTTGTTTTGGCCGAAAACCAAAATGCAGCTGAATCAGTTTTAGAGGCTTTTAATGGATTACAAGCGAGAGTTATTGTCCAGGAATTCATTAAAGAAGCTAAAGGGGCGGACATAAGAGCTTTGATTGTTGATGGACAGGTAGTTGGTGCAATGAAGCGCCAAGGAAAAGATGGAGAATTCCGTTCTAATTTGCATAGAGGAGGCACAGCAGAGATCATGAAGTTAAACCATGATGAATTACAATTGGCAATGAAGGCATCTAGAGTATTAAAACTACCTGTGTGTGGTGTCGACATGTTACAATCGGCCCGAGGCCCATTATTGCTTGAAGTAAATTCGACTCCCGGCTTGGAAGGTATTGAGGGAGCAACTGGTCGTAACATTGCTCGAAGTATAATTACCTATATAGAAAGAAACGCCATCTCCAAATGA
- a CDS encoding succinylglutamate desuccinylase/aspartoacylase family protein, whose product MTYEPKENITVLGEIIGPGESAELSFDVAKLHTTSTVDVPVIIERSTNPGPVVLFTAGIHGDEVNGVEIIRQIIAKGINKPKCGTIICMPVINVFGFINLKREFPDGRDLNRVFPGLRLGSLASRVAYTLMTEVVPDVDFIMDFHTGGAGRFNSPQIRIAKHNPELNEYAKIFGAPFVLYSKNLKRSFRHACYKLKKPLLLFEGGKSFHIDNNITKTGINGAKRILKHFDMLNNKFKARTVEKPPVFIVGSRWQRANFSGMFQATVKINTQVTKNQILGHITDPYGKFDHIVKSEISGYIINVNEAPIVYQGDALFHITSKLAKV is encoded by the coding sequence ATGACATACGAACCCAAGGAAAATATAACAGTTCTTGGGGAAATAATTGGCCCAGGAGAGAGCGCCGAACTAAGTTTTGATGTTGCCAAACTCCACACCACATCAACAGTTGATGTACCTGTAATTATAGAAAGATCCACCAACCCAGGACCAGTTGTATTATTTACAGCAGGCATACATGGAGATGAAGTAAATGGAGTAGAAATTATACGACAGATAATTGCAAAAGGTATAAACAAACCTAAATGTGGGACGATCATTTGCATGCCCGTGATAAACGTTTTTGGATTTATAAACCTCAAACGCGAATTCCCTGACGGGCGCGATTTAAACCGTGTATTTCCAGGTTTAAGGTTGGGCTCACTAGCAAGTAGAGTTGCCTACACCTTGATGACTGAAGTGGTTCCGGATGTAGATTTTATTATGGATTTTCACACCGGTGGAGCGGGTAGATTCAATTCTCCCCAAATTAGAATTGCCAAACATAATCCTGAGCTAAATGAATATGCAAAAATATTTGGAGCTCCTTTCGTGTTATACTCTAAAAACTTAAAACGTTCCTTTCGGCATGCCTGTTACAAATTGAAAAAGCCCTTATTGCTATTCGAGGGGGGCAAATCTTTTCATATAGACAACAATATTACCAAAACTGGCATTAATGGTGCAAAACGGATATTGAAACATTTTGATATGCTCAATAACAAGTTCAAAGCACGAACAGTTGAGAAGCCACCGGTATTTATAGTAGGAAGTCGTTGGCAACGCGCAAACTTTTCAGGCATGTTTCAAGCAACGGTTAAAATAAATACTCAAGTGACCAAAAATCAGATTCTTGGACATATTACAGATCCATATGGTAAATTTGATCATATAGTTAAGTCAGAGATTTCAGGGTATATCATTAATGTGAACGAAGCGCCTATAGTTTATCAAGGTGACGCCCTATTTCATATAACTTCGAAACTTGCCAAGGTGTGA
- a CDS encoding ATP-dependent zinc protease family protein, producing MNKQIIGRTDIADFPELNLFDIDIKIDTGAYTSAIHCSEIAEIDGKLYCTFHSEDHPNFSGKQVVFSSFKRTDVKSSNGFRENRFKIKSQILLFGKTYKINLTLSTREDMKFPVLIGRQFLSKKFMVDVDQENLSYAQRSK from the coding sequence ATGAACAAGCAAATTATTGGCAGAACTGATATAGCTGATTTTCCTGAGTTAAACCTCTTCGATATCGACATTAAGATCGACACAGGAGCTTATACCTCGGCAATTCACTGTTCAGAAATTGCTGAAATAGACGGAAAATTATACTGTACCTTTCATAGTGAGGACCACCCAAATTTCAGCGGGAAGCAGGTTGTATTTAGTTCCTTTAAGAGAACAGATGTTAAAAGCAGTAATGGTTTTAGGGAGAATCGCTTCAAAATAAAATCTCAAATTCTTTTGTTTGGAAAAACGTATAAGATTAACTTAACTTTAAGCACGAGAGAGGATATGAAATTTCCCGTATTAATTGGCAGACAATTTCTCTCCAAAAAATTTATGGTGGATGTTGATCAAGAAAATTTATCATACGCACAACGCTCTAAATGA
- the ileS gene encoding isoleucine--tRNA ligase: MSVKFPEYKGLDLSEVAKEVLKYWKVNNLFEKSVSTREGKHPYVFFEGPPSANGLPGVHHVLARTIKDIFPRYKTMKGYQVKRKAGWDTHGLPIELGVEKELGITKEDIGKSITIEDYNAACKKAVMRYTDVWNDLTEKMGYWVDMDDPYITYEPKYMESVWWLLKQIYDKNLLYKGYTIQPYSPKAGTGLSSHELNQPGTYQDVTDTTVVAQFKANSESLPDFLKEYGDIHFLAWTTTPWTLPSNTALTVGPKIEYVLVKTFNQYTFEPISVILAKPLVGYQFSGKFVEVKNESDLEAFSEGEKKIPYLVIKSFVGKDLVGITYEQLLPYALPNDNPENAFRVISGDFVTTEDGTGIVHTAPTFGADDALVAKQAVPEVPPMLVKDENDNLVPLVDLQGKFRPEMQEFAGKYVKNEYYDDGEAPEKSIDVELAIKLKIENKAFKVEKYKHTYPNCWRTDKPILYYPLDSWFIKVTDVRDRMHELNSTINWKPKATGEGRFGNWLANANDWNLSRSRYWGIPLPIWRSADGKEAKCIGSVEELKNEMAKAVDAGVMPKDIFADFKIGDMSEENYATIDLHKNIVDQIVLVSESGQPMTRESDLIDVWFDSGSMPYAQWHYPFENKKKIDGHEAYPADFIAEGVDQTRGWFYTLHAIATMVFDSVAYKNVVSNGLVLDKNGQKMSKRLGNAIDPFDTLETYGADATRWYMISNANPWDNLKFDLDGVEEVKRKFFGTLYNTYAFFTLYANLDNFRYKEADIDIAKRPEIDRWILSELNTLIQKVDNYYSDYEPTRAARAISDFTQDYLSNWFVRLSRRRYWKGDYQEDKISAYQTLYTCLVTIAKLGAPIAPFYMDRLYKDLNNSTQKEPFESVHLAEFPNYNEALVDSSLERKMENAQTIASLVLSLRAKEKIKVRQPLKKVMVPVNSEQQKSEILAVSDLIKSEVNVKELEVLEDASDIIVKQIKPNFKVLGPKFGKDMKAIAAEVAKMTPEDIKKIEETGSFTVDVNGKNINLERSDVEISSQDIEGWLVASEDGLTVALDITIDDELKQEGIARELVNRIQNLRKDSGYELTDRIVVQLEKDKELILAIDNNLNYIKTETLTEKIDILDRLNDGIEIAFDDVNTKLLIQKF; encoded by the coding sequence ATGAGCGTGAAATTTCCTGAATATAAAGGACTTGACCTATCTGAAGTTGCCAAAGAAGTACTGAAATACTGGAAGGTAAACAACCTTTTTGAAAAGAGTGTTTCAACCAGGGAAGGCAAACATCCTTACGTCTTTTTTGAAGGTCCTCCTTCTGCAAATGGACTTCCTGGTGTACACCATGTCTTGGCAAGAACCATAAAGGATATTTTCCCTAGGTATAAAACCATGAAGGGGTACCAAGTTAAGCGTAAAGCTGGCTGGGATACTCATGGGCTTCCTATTGAGTTAGGAGTTGAAAAAGAATTGGGCATTACCAAAGAAGATATTGGGAAAAGCATAACGATAGAAGACTATAATGCTGCTTGTAAGAAAGCGGTAATGCGTTATACGGATGTTTGGAATGATCTTACTGAAAAGATGGGTTATTGGGTGGATATGGACGATCCATATATCACTTATGAACCTAAATATATGGAGAGCGTTTGGTGGTTGCTCAAACAGATATACGATAAGAATTTATTATACAAAGGCTATACCATTCAACCGTATTCCCCAAAAGCTGGAACTGGTTTAAGTTCCCATGAATTGAATCAACCAGGTACTTACCAAGATGTGACTGACACCACTGTTGTCGCCCAGTTTAAAGCAAATTCTGAAAGTTTACCAGATTTCCTTAAGGAATATGGAGATATTCATTTTTTGGCATGGACGACCACTCCGTGGACATTGCCGTCTAATACTGCCTTAACGGTTGGGCCTAAGATTGAATATGTTTTAGTAAAAACATTTAACCAATACACTTTTGAGCCTATAAGTGTTATTTTGGCCAAACCTCTTGTGGGTTATCAATTCAGCGGAAAATTTGTTGAGGTTAAAAATGAATCAGACTTAGAAGCTTTTTCGGAGGGAGAAAAGAAAATACCTTATTTGGTGATTAAATCCTTTGTTGGTAAAGACCTAGTTGGTATTACCTATGAACAATTATTACCATACGCATTGCCCAACGATAATCCGGAAAATGCTTTTAGGGTTATCAGTGGAGATTTCGTTACGACGGAAGATGGAACAGGTATTGTTCATACCGCACCAACCTTTGGTGCTGATGATGCCTTGGTTGCAAAACAAGCGGTTCCGGAAGTTCCTCCTATGTTGGTAAAAGATGAAAATGACAATCTTGTGCCCCTCGTGGATCTTCAAGGTAAGTTTCGTCCAGAAATGCAAGAGTTTGCCGGCAAGTATGTTAAGAATGAATATTATGATGATGGCGAAGCTCCAGAAAAATCTATTGATGTTGAACTTGCCATTAAACTTAAAATAGAGAATAAAGCCTTTAAGGTTGAAAAATATAAGCACACTTATCCGAATTGTTGGAGAACTGATAAACCTATACTTTACTACCCATTAGATTCTTGGTTTATTAAAGTTACCGATGTTCGAGATAGGATGCATGAATTGAACTCTACTATCAATTGGAAGCCTAAGGCAACTGGTGAAGGACGTTTTGGCAATTGGCTCGCTAATGCTAATGATTGGAATTTATCTCGTTCACGTTATTGGGGTATTCCTTTGCCAATATGGAGATCAGCAGACGGCAAAGAAGCCAAATGTATTGGTTCTGTGGAGGAACTTAAAAATGAAATGGCTAAAGCTGTTGACGCTGGAGTTATGCCTAAAGATATTTTCGCTGACTTTAAAATTGGTGATATGTCTGAAGAAAACTATGCCACGATTGATCTACACAAAAATATTGTGGACCAAATTGTTTTGGTTTCAGAATCTGGTCAACCGATGACACGTGAAAGTGATCTTATAGATGTATGGTTCGATTCAGGCAGCATGCCTTATGCTCAATGGCATTATCCATTTGAAAATAAAAAGAAAATCGATGGTCATGAAGCCTATCCAGCAGATTTTATTGCAGAAGGTGTTGACCAAACAAGAGGTTGGTTCTACACCCTCCATGCTATTGCCACCATGGTTTTTGATTCTGTGGCGTATAAAAATGTCGTTTCAAATGGTTTAGTTCTAGATAAAAATGGTCAGAAAATGTCCAAACGTTTAGGAAATGCTATAGATCCATTTGATACGTTGGAAACCTATGGTGCGGATGCTACTCGTTGGTACATGATTAGCAATGCAAACCCATGGGACAACTTAAAATTCGATTTGGATGGTGTTGAAGAGGTGAAGCGAAAGTTTTTTGGAACTCTTTACAATACCTATGCATTTTTTACGCTATATGCCAATTTAGATAACTTTAGGTACAAAGAAGCTGATATTGATATAGCAAAAAGGCCTGAAATAGACCGTTGGATTCTTTCAGAATTGAATACCCTGATTCAAAAAGTTGATAATTATTATTCTGATTATGAACCTACAAGGGCTGCAAGGGCGATTTCAGATTTTACACAAGATTACCTAAGTAATTGGTTTGTGCGTTTAAGCCGAAGACGTTATTGGAAAGGTGATTACCAAGAAGATAAAATCTCGGCATATCAAACATTATATACCTGTTTAGTGACCATTGCCAAGTTGGGAGCCCCTATTGCACCCTTCTATATGGATCGACTTTACAAGGATTTGAACAATAGCACTCAAAAAGAACCGTTTGAAAGTGTACACTTAGCCGAATTTCCAAATTATAATGAGGCATTGGTGGATAGTTCTTTGGAAAGAAAAATGGAAAACGCCCAAACCATAGCCTCTTTGGTATTGTCCTTAAGGGCAAAAGAGAAGATAAAGGTGAGGCAGCCATTAAAAAAGGTAATGGTTCCTGTTAATAGTGAGCAGCAGAAAAGTGAAATATTAGCTGTTTCAGATTTAATTAAATCCGAGGTTAATGTAAAGGAACTAGAGGTATTAGAAGATGCATCAGATATCATTGTTAAACAAATTAAGCCTAACTTTAAAGTGTTAGGACCAAAATTTGGTAAAGACATGAAAGCTATTGCTGCTGAAGTAGCAAAAATGACACCTGAAGACATTAAAAAAATCGAGGAAACAGGCAGTTTTACTGTTGATGTGAATGGAAAAAACATTAACTTGGAACGATCTGATGTTGAAATTAGTTCTCAGGATATTGAAGGTTGGTTGGTTGCCAGTGAAGATGGATTGACTGTAGCTTTGGATATCACAATTGATGATGAGTTAAAGCAAGAAGGAATTGCTAGGGAACTTGTAAACAGGATTCAAAATTTAAGGAAAGACTCTGGTTATGAGTTAACAGATAGGATTGTTGTTCAATTGGAAAAGGATAAAGAATTAATTCTAGCGATAGACAATAATTTAAATTATATAAAAACAGAAACTTTAACAGAAAAAATAGATATTTTAGACCGATTAAATGATGGTATAGAAATTGCTTTTGACGATGTAAATACCAAATTATTGATTCAAAAATTTTAA
- a CDS encoding 5-formyltetrahydrofolate cyclo-ligase, translated as MTKSEIRKVYKSKREELKNDEVDDLSLKIANQLLNLKIWDYASYHIFLSIQEKKEIQTDYILNILSGKDKNIVVPKTNFNENGLSHFLLTDNTTIKINNWGIPEPLEGIEITPKQIDVVFVPLLAFDLQGHRVGYGKGFYDRFLTECKPELITIGLSLFPPIKKIEGIHSGDIPLKFVVSPNEIYKF; from the coding sequence GTGACCAAGTCAGAAATCCGCAAAGTCTACAAAAGTAAACGGGAAGAGCTTAAAAATGATGAAGTTGATGATCTGAGCTTAAAAATTGCCAATCAACTTTTGAATCTCAAAATTTGGGATTATGCCAGCTATCATATTTTCTTGAGCATTCAAGAAAAAAAGGAGATTCAAACGGATTATATTCTCAACATACTTTCAGGGAAGGATAAAAATATTGTTGTACCCAAAACCAATTTTAATGAAAACGGCCTTTCCCATTTCCTACTAACCGACAACACAACCATTAAAATAAATAATTGGGGAATTCCCGAGCCTCTTGAGGGCATAGAAATAACACCCAAGCAAATTGATGTGGTATTTGTACCATTGTTAGCATTTGACCTTCAGGGCCACAGGGTAGGATATGGTAAGGGTTTTTATGATCGGTTTTTAACCGAATGTAAACCAGAATTGATTACCATTGGGCTCTCTCTTTTTCCTCCGATAAAAAAAATAGAAGGTATCCATTCTGGAGACATCCCATTAAAATTTGTGGTTTCACCAAACGAAATTTATAAATTTTAA